The following proteins are encoded in a genomic region of Prionailurus viverrinus isolate Anna chromosome E3, UM_Priviv_1.0, whole genome shotgun sequence:
- the CLDN3 gene encoding claudin-3, which yields MSMGLEITGTSLAVMGWLSTIVCCALPMWRVTAFIGSSIITAQITWEGLWMNCVVQSTGQMQCKVYDSLLALPQDLQAARALIVVAILLAAFGLLVALVGAQCTNCVQDDTAKAKITIVAGVLFLLAALLTLVPVSWSANTIIRDFYNPLVPEAQKREMGAGLYVGWAAAALQLLGGALLCCSCPPREKKYAPTKIVYSAPRSAGPGTSTAYDRKDYV from the coding sequence ATGTCCATGGGCCTGGAGATCACGGGCACCTCGCTGGCCGTGATGGGCTGGCTGAGCACCATCGTGTGCTGCGCGCTGCCCATGTGGCGCGTGACGGCCTTCATCGGCAGCAGCATCATCACGGCGCAGATCACCTGGGAGGGCCTGTGGATGAACTGCGTGGTGCAGAGCACCGGCCAGATGCAGTGCAAGGTATACGACTCGCTGCTGGCGCTGCCGCAGGACCTGCAGGCGGCCCGCGCCCTCATCGTCGTCGCCATCCTGCTGGCCGCCTTCGGGCTCCTCGTGGCGCTGGTGGGCGCCCAGTGCACCAACTGCGTGCAGGACGACACGGCCAAGGCCAAGATCACCATCGTGGCGGGAGTGCTCTTCCTGCTGGCCGCCTTGCTCACGCTGGTACCGGTGTCCTGGTCGGCCAACACCATCATCCGGGACTTCTACAACCCCCTGGTGCCGGAGGCGCAGAAGCGTGAGATGGGCGCGGGCCTGTACGTGGGCTGGGCGGCCGCGGCGCTGCAGCTGCTGGGGGGCGCGCTGCTCTGCTGCTCCTGCCCGCCGCGCGAGAAGAAGTACGCGCCCACCAAGATCGTCTACTCCGCGCCCCGCTCCGCCGGCCCGGGCACTAGCACAGCCTACGACCGCAAGGACTACGTCTGA